Proteins from one Salinispora arenicola genomic window:
- the cobA gene encoding uroporphyrinogen-III C-methyltransferase — MSANPYPLGLRLAGRRVVVVGGGAVATRRVPALLDAGADVLLVAPELTPALRAHADAGRLHWARRRFAVDDLDGAWLVQVAVNDPVAAAAVSAAAGERRIFCVRADDRIAATAWTPAVTRQGPVTVAVLGGGDPRRAMAVRDAVRNLLAAGAGPLAPPSTTGDGTAGAPGRAPSTTARGGRVALVGAGPGDPELITVKGRRLLTEADVVVADRLVPGLLLDELRPEVELVDAAKIPYGPARAQEEINRVLVDRALAGKAVVRLKGGDPYVFGRGGEELLACAAAGVPVTVVSGVTSAIAAPAGAGVPVTHRAVAHEFTVVSGHVPPDSPASMVRWEHLAGLRGTLVIVMGLKNLGAISATLVTHGRPADTPAVVVQEGTTGDQRTVRSTLGVVAVDVAAAGLRPPAVVLIGDVVGVLDT, encoded by the coding sequence GTGAGCGCCAACCCGTACCCGCTCGGGCTGCGCCTGGCCGGCCGTAGGGTGGTCGTGGTCGGTGGGGGAGCGGTCGCCACCCGCCGAGTGCCGGCCCTGCTCGACGCGGGCGCGGACGTCCTCCTGGTCGCACCGGAGCTGACCCCGGCGCTGCGCGCCCACGCCGACGCTGGTCGGTTGCACTGGGCGCGGCGACGGTTCGCGGTGGACGACCTCGATGGTGCCTGGCTGGTGCAGGTGGCGGTGAACGACCCGGTCGCCGCCGCCGCGGTCAGCGCGGCGGCCGGCGAGCGCCGGATCTTCTGTGTCCGCGCCGATGATCGCATCGCCGCCACTGCCTGGACCCCGGCGGTCACCCGGCAGGGTCCGGTGACGGTGGCGGTCCTCGGCGGCGGCGACCCCCGGCGCGCGATGGCCGTCCGGGATGCCGTCCGGAACCTGCTCGCTGCCGGAGCCGGACCGCTGGCCCCGCCCTCGACAACCGGTGACGGGACCGCTGGTGCTCCGGGGCGCGCACCCTCGACCACCGCCCGCGGCGGGCGCGTCGCCCTGGTCGGCGCTGGACCGGGCGACCCGGAGCTGATCACGGTCAAGGGGCGACGGCTGCTCACCGAGGCGGACGTGGTGGTTGCCGACCGGCTGGTGCCAGGCCTCCTTCTGGACGAGTTGCGCCCCGAGGTCGAACTGGTCGACGCGGCCAAGATTCCCTACGGCCCGGCCCGTGCCCAGGAGGAGATCAACCGTGTCCTGGTCGACCGGGCTCTGGCCGGCAAGGCCGTGGTCCGGCTCAAGGGCGGCGACCCATACGTCTTCGGTCGTGGGGGCGAGGAACTGCTGGCCTGCGCCGCGGCGGGCGTACCGGTGACGGTGGTGTCCGGGGTGACCAGCGCGATTGCTGCGCCAGCGGGCGCCGGTGTCCCGGTCACCCACCGGGCGGTGGCGCACGAGTTCACCGTGGTGTCCGGGCACGTTCCGCCGGACTCGCCGGCCTCGATGGTGCGCTGGGAGCACCTCGCCGGGCTGCGCGGCACGCTGGTGATCGTGATGGGGTTGAAGAATCTGGGGGCGATCTCCGCGACGTTGGTCACCCACGGCCGCCCGGCGGACACCCCGGCGGTGGTCGTGCAGGAGGGCACGACCGGCGACCAGCGTACGGTCCGCTCGACGCTCGGCGTGGTGGCCGTCGATGTGGCCGCGGCGGGCCTCCGTCCCCCGGCGGTCGTGCTGATCGGCGACGTGGTCGGGGTCCTGGACACCTGA
- a CDS encoding dipeptidase, whose amino-acid sequence MSDSDLRAAVERELPGVRADLERLVRIPGIAFEGFDHGHVERSAAAVAELLRDCGLEVRIARSGGQPAVIGTKAAPPGAPTVLLYAHHDVQPVGDLSLWESDPFEPVERDGRLYGRGAADDKAGIMAHIAALRAFGDSLPVGVVLFIEGEEEYGSDSLAGLLAEYRDQIASDVIVIADSTNWDIGVPALTTSLRGIVNCFVEVRTLDHAVHSGMFGGAVPDALTALVRLLATLHDDAGNVAVDGLVGRGGAVVDYPEDRFRAEAGLAEGVRFIGTDRITDRLWTKPAVAVIGIDAPATGEAPNALVPSAKAKLSVRLAPGDDPKRAYAALRAHLSAHAPWGAQVSVTLEHDGDPCVVDASGPMFDAARSAFRVAWDGTDPVDIGVGGSIPFIATFQEMFPRAAILVTGVEDPYARAHGPNESLHLGEFARVCLAEALLLRNVATAARG is encoded by the coding sequence ATGTCCGATTCTGACCTGCGGGCCGCTGTCGAGCGGGAACTGCCCGGTGTTCGGGCCGACCTCGAACGCCTCGTCCGCATCCCGGGTATCGCGTTCGAGGGCTTCGACCACGGGCACGTGGAGCGCTCCGCGGCAGCGGTGGCGGAACTGCTGCGGGACTGCGGCCTCGAGGTGCGGATTGCTCGGTCCGGCGGCCAGCCAGCCGTGATCGGGACGAAGGCGGCACCGCCCGGCGCCCCGACGGTGCTGCTCTACGCCCACCATGACGTGCAGCCGGTTGGTGACCTGTCGCTGTGGGAGTCGGACCCGTTCGAGCCGGTGGAGCGGGACGGCCGCCTCTACGGGCGTGGTGCCGCCGACGACAAGGCGGGCATTATGGCGCACATCGCTGCGTTGCGGGCGTTCGGTGATTCGCTGCCGGTGGGTGTCGTGCTGTTCATCGAGGGCGAGGAGGAGTACGGCTCCGACTCGCTGGCAGGGCTGCTCGCCGAGTACCGGGACCAGATCGCCTCGGACGTCATCGTGATCGCCGACTCCACCAACTGGGATATCGGCGTACCAGCGCTGACCACGTCGCTGCGCGGAATCGTGAACTGCTTCGTCGAGGTCCGGACGTTGGACCACGCCGTGCACAGCGGCATGTTCGGTGGCGCGGTGCCGGACGCGCTGACCGCGCTGGTCCGGCTGCTCGCCACGTTGCACGACGACGCTGGGAACGTGGCCGTCGACGGGTTGGTCGGCCGTGGGGGCGCGGTCGTGGACTACCCGGAAGATCGCTTCCGCGCCGAGGCGGGACTGGCGGAGGGGGTGCGCTTCATCGGCACCGATCGGATCACCGACCGACTCTGGACCAAGCCGGCCGTGGCGGTGATCGGCATCGACGCGCCGGCGACCGGGGAAGCTCCGAACGCCCTGGTCCCGTCGGCGAAGGCCAAGCTCAGTGTGCGGCTCGCGCCCGGCGACGACCCCAAGCGAGCGTACGCGGCTCTTCGCGCCCACCTGAGCGCGCACGCCCCGTGGGGTGCGCAGGTGTCGGTCACCCTTGAGCACGATGGCGATCCGTGCGTTGTCGACGCCTCCGGTCCGATGTTTGACGCGGCCCGCTCCGCGTTCCGCGTCGCCTGGGACGGCACCGACCCGGTGGACATCGGGGTCGGCGGCTCGATTCCGTTCATCGCCACCTTCCAGGAGATGTTCCCCCGGGCAGCGATCCTGGTGACCGGTGTGGAGGATCCGTACGCGCGGGCGCACGGTCCAAACGAGAGCCTGCACCTGGGTGAGTTCGCCCGGGTGTGCCTGGCGGAGGCACTGCTGCTACGTAACGTCGCTACCGCTGCACGGGGTTGA
- a CDS encoding SURF1 family cytochrome oxidase biogenesis protein codes for MGVYRFLLMPRWLGALALTLVAAAVMVLLGDWQLARYHDRTAINEQIDAGQRMDPVPLPEAVAAPTGGAGTVGPTPTAERTWTKVTAAGQYDTANVILVRGRSLERTVGFEVLTPLVLTDGTALLVNRGWIPPAPGGDATAQPTVPAAPTGTVTVTGRIRPGEGGSLPVTRRDGNLETRRVSLPRLASELPYPVYGGYVLLDTQSPTADPTFEAVPVGYTNNWQNYGYVVQWWIFAGMTLIGFGYFARREARQRAGLVRERAADRAAEPASA; via the coding sequence GTGGGCGTGTACCGGTTCCTGCTGATGCCACGCTGGCTTGGCGCGCTCGCACTGACCCTGGTCGCGGCGGCGGTGATGGTGTTGCTGGGCGACTGGCAACTGGCCCGCTACCACGACCGTACCGCGATCAACGAGCAGATCGACGCCGGTCAGCGGATGGACCCGGTGCCGCTGCCCGAGGCGGTAGCCGCACCGACCGGTGGCGCCGGCACCGTCGGGCCCACCCCGACCGCAGAGCGGACCTGGACGAAGGTCACCGCCGCCGGGCAGTACGACACCGCGAACGTGATCCTGGTCCGCGGACGCTCGCTGGAGCGTACGGTCGGCTTCGAGGTGCTGACCCCGCTGGTGCTGACCGACGGCACGGCCCTACTGGTCAACCGGGGCTGGATCCCGCCGGCACCAGGTGGGGACGCCACCGCGCAGCCGACGGTGCCCGCAGCCCCCACCGGCACCGTGACCGTGACCGGCCGGATCCGGCCCGGTGAGGGCGGTTCACTCCCGGTCACCCGCCGCGACGGCAACCTGGAGACCCGTCGCGTCAGCCTGCCCCGGCTGGCCAGCGAGCTGCCGTACCCGGTCTACGGGGGCTATGTCCTGCTCGACACGCAGTCCCCCACCGCAGACCCGACCTTCGAGGCGGTGCCGGTCGGGTACACGAACAACTGGCAGAACTACGGATACGTCGTGCAATGGTGGATCTTCGCCGGCATGACGCTGATCGGCTTCGGCTACTTCGCTCGGAGGGAGGCCCGACAACGGGCCGGCCTGGTGCGGGAACGGGCCGCGGACCGGGCGGCCGAACCGGCCTCCGCCTGA
- a CDS encoding transglycosylase domain-containing protein, whose translation MSNRPLAAAGRLVPLLRAGLIAGIVIAALAYPVAAATGLGAKVTAHALEHKTKILTTALPAETSYLYAPDGKTVLTMFYEEYRQYTKLADMSPNIQQAIVAAEDARFYQHTGVDPKGIARAFVANARSNGISQGASTLTMQYVRMALRDSASTPKEVQEATQQTSLRKIREMRMAMDLEKELTKEQILERYLNSAYFGHRAYGIYAASEIFFSKTPKDLTPVEAATLAGLVKSPSRFDPASSDQKDATARRNYVLDRMTALGYLSPDAATAAKSEPIELSLSYPSNDCASVPEEWNSWGFICDYVKNWWSAQPAFGENRLERMDKLRRGGYRIVLSVDPKIQEAAEENVGTKGNTGSPFANGIVLTEPGTGRLKAMAVNRTYSLNLDGNPLSSNPEVGPKVKANYPNTVAPLLGGGDLPGYQAGSTFKMFPLLAALDSGMTLSTTFNAPYRYRSEIYNGWAPSNASGAMSGTQTMWSGFGKSVNTYFVWLEEQVGADRAVRLAEQLGLRWRTDVDRHHASPANAKTWGAFTLGVSDATPLEMANAYGAVAAEGRYCEAIPVQAIYNRDGTPAIFRTAGGIEREVAKPRCRQVVSADAARAATDAARCPTGDTPARGGCGGWSTADSVRGTVGRPVAGKTGTTDSTRSAWFVGFTPELAAASFISDPDNPFNAVGDGQSQVPIHAVAYTLRDALEDKPTREFTPPSDAIVG comes from the coding sequence GTGAGCAACCGTCCCCTTGCCGCTGCCGGTCGTCTCGTCCCACTACTCCGTGCCGGTCTCATCGCCGGCATCGTGATCGCCGCCCTGGCCTACCCGGTCGCCGCCGCCACCGGCCTCGGCGCCAAGGTCACCGCGCACGCGCTGGAACACAAAACCAAGATCCTCACAACGGCTCTGCCCGCCGAGACCTCGTACCTCTACGCACCAGACGGCAAAACCGTGCTGACGATGTTCTACGAGGAGTACCGGCAGTACACAAAGCTCGCCGACATGTCCCCGAACATCCAGCAGGCGATCGTCGCCGCCGAGGACGCCCGCTTCTACCAGCACACGGGCGTCGACCCCAAGGGCATCGCCCGAGCGTTCGTAGCCAACGCCCGCTCCAACGGAATCTCCCAGGGCGCGTCCACCCTCACCATGCAGTACGTCCGGATGGCGCTACGGGACAGCGCATCAACTCCGAAGGAGGTGCAGGAGGCGACGCAGCAGACCAGCCTACGCAAGATCCGGGAGATGCGGATGGCCATGGACCTGGAGAAGGAGCTGACCAAGGAGCAGATCCTGGAGCGGTACCTCAACTCCGCGTACTTCGGGCATCGCGCGTACGGCATCTACGCCGCGAGCGAGATCTTCTTCTCCAAGACCCCGAAGGACCTCACCCCGGTCGAGGCCGCCACCCTCGCCGGACTGGTCAAGTCACCGTCCCGGTTCGACCCGGCCAGTTCCGACCAGAAGGATGCGACCGCCCGCCGCAACTACGTACTGGACCGGATGACCGCCCTCGGCTACCTGTCGCCGGACGCCGCCACGGCGGCCAAGTCCGAACCGATCGAGCTGAGCCTGAGCTACCCGTCCAACGACTGCGCATCAGTCCCCGAGGAGTGGAACAGTTGGGGATTCATCTGTGACTATGTGAAGAACTGGTGGAGTGCACAGCCCGCGTTCGGCGAGAACCGGCTGGAGCGGATGGACAAGCTGCGCCGGGGCGGATATCGGATCGTGCTCAGTGTGGACCCGAAGATCCAGGAGGCTGCCGAAGAGAATGTCGGTACGAAGGGAAACACCGGCAGCCCGTTCGCCAACGGCATCGTGCTCACGGAGCCCGGCACCGGGCGGCTCAAGGCCATGGCGGTCAACCGGACCTACTCGCTGAACCTGGACGGAAATCCGCTCAGCTCCAACCCGGAGGTGGGCCCCAAGGTCAAGGCCAACTACCCGAATACCGTCGCGCCCCTGCTCGGCGGCGGCGACCTGCCCGGCTACCAAGCGGGATCAACGTTCAAGATGTTCCCGCTGCTCGCCGCGCTCGACTCGGGCATGACCCTGAGCACCACCTTCAACGCGCCGTACCGATACCGGTCGGAGATCTACAACGGCTGGGCACCATCGAACGCGAGCGGCGCCATGTCCGGCACGCAGACCATGTGGTCCGGCTTCGGCAAGTCGGTCAACACATACTTCGTCTGGCTCGAGGAACAGGTCGGAGCGGACCGGGCGGTGCGCCTCGCCGAGCAGTTGGGCCTGCGCTGGCGCACCGATGTGGACCGGCATCACGCCTCGCCGGCGAACGCGAAGACCTGGGGTGCCTTCACCCTGGGGGTCTCCGACGCCACCCCCCTGGAGATGGCCAACGCGTACGGTGCCGTCGCGGCCGAGGGCCGGTACTGCGAGGCGATCCCCGTACAGGCCATCTACAACCGGGACGGCACCCCGGCGATCTTCCGGACGGCCGGCGGGATCGAGCGGGAGGTCGCCAAGCCACGCTGCCGCCAGGTGGTCAGCGCCGACGCGGCCCGGGCCGCCACCGACGCCGCCCGGTGCCCCACCGGTGACACCCCGGCCAGGGGTGGCTGCGGAGGATGGTCGACGGCGGACAGCGTCCGGGGCACCGTGGGCCGACCCGTGGCCGGCAAGACCGGTACCACCGACAGCACCCGGTCAGCCTGGTTCGTCGGGTTCACTCCGGAACTGGCCGCCGCCAGCTTCATCTCCGACCCGGACAACCCCTTCAACGCGGTCGGTGACGGGCAGTCACAGGTTCCGATCCACGCGGTCGCGTACACCCTGCGCGACGCACTCGAGGACAAACCGACTCGCGAGTTCACTCCCCCGTCAGACGCGATCGTCGGCTGA
- the cobT gene encoding nicotinate-nucleotide--dimethylbenzimidazole phosphoribosyltransferase codes for MLETTMAAIRPLDEQAMAAAADVQRRLTKPAGSLGVLEDLSVRLAGLAGACPPPLPEPAAVAVFAGDHGVHAQGVTPWPQEVTAQMIGNFLAGGAVVNAFARQAGATVTVVDVGVATPPAPVEAPPSGASTAGAAGPRLVEANVRRGTRDLSVTAALTRDEARAAVETGIRVAGELVDAGAAVLLTGDMGIGNTTPAAALIAAFAGADPAAVTGRGTGVDDQTYQRKIEVVRTALRRHEPDPADPLGVLATVGGLEHAALAGLILGAAARRVPVLLDGVIAGSAALAAAAFVPSATDAMVAGHRSVEPGATVALRRLGLTPLVDLGLRLGEGTGALLALPVVAGAVRVLHEVATFDSAGVAEK; via the coding sequence ATGCTGGAGACGACGATGGCGGCGATCCGACCGCTCGACGAGCAGGCGATGGCCGCTGCCGCGGACGTGCAGCGCCGGTTGACCAAACCCGCCGGCTCTCTCGGCGTACTGGAGGACCTGTCCGTTCGGCTGGCCGGCCTGGCCGGCGCCTGCCCCCCGCCGTTGCCCGAACCGGCGGCGGTGGCCGTCTTCGCCGGGGATCACGGTGTGCACGCCCAGGGCGTCACGCCCTGGCCGCAGGAGGTCACCGCTCAGATGATCGGCAACTTCCTGGCCGGCGGGGCGGTCGTCAACGCGTTCGCCCGGCAGGCCGGTGCCACCGTCACCGTCGTGGACGTCGGGGTCGCCACGCCACCGGCTCCCGTCGAGGCTCCACCGAGCGGGGCGTCCACAGCTGGCGCCGCCGGCCCCCGCCTGGTCGAGGCGAACGTCCGGCGCGGTACCCGGGACCTCTCGGTCACCGCCGCCCTGACCCGGGACGAGGCCCGGGCCGCGGTGGAAACCGGCATCCGGGTCGCCGGTGAACTCGTGGACGCCGGGGCGGCGGTTCTGCTCACCGGGGACATGGGCATCGGTAACACCACGCCGGCCGCCGCGCTGATCGCGGCCTTTGCCGGGGCTGACCCCGCTGCCGTGACCGGCCGGGGCACCGGGGTGGACGATCAGACGTACCAGCGCAAGATCGAGGTGGTCCGGACGGCGTTGCGCCGGCACGAGCCCGACCCGGCGGACCCATTGGGCGTGCTGGCCACTGTCGGTGGCCTGGAACACGCGGCCCTGGCCGGGCTGATCCTGGGCGCCGCCGCACGGCGGGTGCCGGTGCTGCTGGACGGCGTCATCGCCGGCTCGGCCGCGCTGGCCGCGGCGGCCTTCGTTCCGTCCGCCACCGACGCGATGGTGGCGGGGCACCGATCCGTCGAGCCGGGCGCCACGGTGGCGCTGCGCCGATTGGGACTGACCCCGTTGGTCGACCTCGGGCTGCGCCTCGGGGAGGGCACCGGTGCCCTGCTGGCCCTGCCCGTGGTCGCCGGGGCCGTCCGGGTGCTGCACGAGGTCGCCACGTTCGACTCGGCCGGGGTGGCCGAGAAGTGA
- the cobC gene encoding Rv2231c family pyridoxal phosphate-dependent protein CobC, translated as MRAQPIAGRPGPPIIPSAPEPDLGHHGDAEATPGLVDLAVNVRRAPMPEWLADPITAALGDLAGYPDPAPARAAVAARHRRPPAEVLLTAGAAEGFVLVAQALRGIHRPVVVHPQFTEPEAALRASGHQVERVLLDPDDGFRLDPARIPVDADLVMIGNPTNPTSVLHPAADVAALARPGRVLVVDEAFADTTIAPGGAGEPESLAGRGDLPGLLVIRSLTKTWGLAGLRVGYLLGAADLLDRLAAVQPLWAVSTPALAAATACAAPAAVRAERLIAARLAADRDHLVARLAALPGVRVVGQPASAFVLVHWPGADAVRRALRERGWAVRRGDTFPGLGPDWLRIAVRDRATTDAFIPVLAQILEA; from the coding sequence ATGCGTGCGCAGCCGATCGCGGGACGACCCGGGCCGCCGATCATCCCGTCGGCGCCCGAGCCCGACCTCGGCCATCACGGGGATGCCGAGGCCACCCCCGGTTTGGTTGATCTTGCGGTGAACGTGCGCCGAGCCCCGATGCCGGAATGGCTCGCCGACCCGATCACCGCCGCGCTCGGCGACCTCGCCGGATACCCGGACCCAGCCCCGGCGCGGGCCGCCGTGGCCGCCCGGCACCGCCGACCGCCAGCCGAGGTGCTGCTCACCGCCGGCGCCGCCGAGGGCTTCGTGCTCGTCGCCCAGGCATTGCGTGGGATCCACCGCCCGGTGGTTGTGCACCCGCAGTTCACCGAGCCGGAGGCAGCCCTGCGGGCGTCCGGTCACCAGGTCGAGCGGGTGCTGCTCGACCCCGACGACGGGTTCCGACTTGACCCCGCCCGCATCCCGGTGGACGCCGACCTGGTCATGATCGGTAACCCCACGAACCCGACCTCGGTGCTGCACCCGGCTGCCGATGTGGCCGCGCTCGCCCGGCCCGGCCGCGTCCTCGTCGTCGACGAGGCGTTCGCCGACACCACCATCGCACCCGGGGGAGCCGGCGAGCCCGAGTCGCTCGCCGGCCGCGGCGATCTACCCGGCCTGCTGGTCATCCGAAGCCTCACCAAGACGTGGGGGCTGGCCGGGCTGCGCGTCGGCTACCTGCTCGGTGCGGCGGACCTGCTGGATCGACTGGCCGCCGTGCAGCCGCTGTGGGCGGTCTCCACCCCGGCCCTCGCCGCCGCGACGGCCTGCGCCGCGCCCGCGGCGGTGCGAGCCGAACGCTTGATCGCCGCCCGCCTCGCCGCCGACCGCGACCACCTGGTCGCCCGCCTGGCAGCCCTGCCGGGAGTACGCGTCGTTGGCCAACCGGCAAGCGCCTTCGTCCTCGTTCACTGGCCGGGCGCCGACGCGGTCCGCCGTGCCCTGCGGGAACGCGGCTGGGCCGTACGCCGCGGCGACACGTTCCCCGGACTGGGGCCGGACTGGCTACGGATCGCAGTCCGTGACCGGGCAACCACCGACGCGTTCATCCCGGTGCTGGCGCAGATCCTGGAGGCATGA
- a CDS encoding rhodanese-like domain-containing protein, with product MSHSVTSPGVDALLEQARAGVRRLTPHQAVEAIRAGALLIDTRTERQRVEQGELPGAIVVERAVLEWRLDPASTWRIPEATRYDREVVVMCRQGYSSSLAVAGLRALGLHRATDVIGGVDAWRDAGLPVTDRPADVRH from the coding sequence GTGTCCCACAGCGTGACGAGTCCGGGCGTTGACGCCCTGTTGGAACAAGCCCGCGCCGGGGTACGCCGGCTGACCCCGCACCAGGCCGTCGAGGCGATCCGTGCCGGGGCGTTGCTGATCGACACCCGCACGGAACGGCAGCGGGTGGAGCAGGGTGAGCTGCCCGGCGCCATCGTCGTCGAGCGGGCGGTGCTGGAGTGGCGGCTGGACCCGGCCAGCACGTGGCGAATCCCGGAGGCCACCCGATACGACCGGGAAGTCGTGGTGATGTGCCGGCAGGGCTACAGTTCCAGCCTCGCCGTGGCGGGCCTACGCGCGCTCGGCCTGCACCGAGCCACCGATGTCATCGGAGGAGTGGACGCCTGGCGGGATGCCGGACTCCCGGTCACCGACCGCCCCGCCGACGTTCGCCACTGA
- a CDS encoding uridine kinase family protein, whose product MVVAVMESYALLARRVGAAPARLGRTRLVAVDGPSGAGKSWFTARLADALAGLPNSARPAVVHTDDLLEGWADQFTFWQRLEEGVLAPVRAGRAGEYRRFSWVRREFLPRPVPVPVSPVLLLEGVSAARATAAPELSLAVYVTAPAQLRLTRAVARDGPGILPELRRWHAGERAHFTADRTADRADLVVDGAPELPHDRARYYLRRGRPAVPAYDAGHDHTDHVRF is encoded by the coding sequence GTGGTGGTTGCGGTGATGGAGTCGTACGCCCTGCTCGCACGCCGGGTTGGTGCCGCGCCGGCGCGGCTGGGGCGTACCCGACTGGTGGCAGTGGACGGGCCCAGCGGCGCGGGCAAGAGCTGGTTCACGGCGCGCCTCGCGGATGCCCTCGCCGGCCTGCCCAACAGCGCCCGACCAGCGGTGGTGCACACCGACGACCTGCTGGAGGGGTGGGCCGACCAGTTCACCTTCTGGCAGCGGTTGGAGGAAGGGGTGCTGGCGCCGGTGCGGGCGGGGCGGGCCGGGGAGTACCGACGGTTCAGCTGGGTTCGGCGGGAGTTCCTGCCCCGTCCGGTGCCGGTGCCGGTGTCACCGGTCCTGCTGCTGGAGGGGGTGAGTGCGGCGCGTGCCACGGCGGCGCCGGAGCTGAGCCTCGCCGTGTACGTGACCGCCCCGGCGCAGCTGCGGCTCACCCGGGCGGTGGCCCGCGATGGCCCGGGGATCCTGCCTGAGCTGCGTCGCTGGCACGCCGGCGAACGAGCCCACTTCACCGCCGACCGTACCGCGGACCGAGCAGACCTGGTGGTCGACGGCGCACCGGAACTTCCCCACGACCGGGCTCGGTACTACCTGCGGCGGGGCCGGCCGGCGGTGCCGGCATACGATGCCGGTCATGACCACACCGATCATGTCCGATTCTGA
- a CDS encoding cobyric acid synthase encodes MAVSGGLLVAGTTSDAGKSVLTAGICRWLHRRGVRVAPFKAQNMSNNSAVVVGPDGRGGEIGRAQAMQAAACGLAPDLRFNPVLLKPGSDRTSQVVLLGEAVDTLTAGTFRQLRPRLADTAYAALADLRATHDVVICEGAGSPAEINLRAGDYVNMGLARHAGLPAIVVGDIDRGGVFASMFGTVALLEPADQALVAGFVINKFRGDPSLLAPGLDMLRQVTGRPTYGVLPWALDLWLDAEDSLAYGRVLGRPAAPRGSDWLDVAVVRLPRISNATDVEALATEPGVRVRLTVEPAELAAADLVVLPGSKSTVADLDWLRQSGLADAVLAHAAAGRPLLGVCGGFQMLGRLIHDPVESRRGSVPGLGLLPVEVTFDPCKTVRRSAGIGWDAEPVGGYEIHHGYVSAAAPDLAPLFVYHDGTGEGAVAGSVYGTHWHGAFESDGFRRRFLARVARQAGRHGFQVAPDTSFAGARERSLDLLGDLVEEHLDTAGLWRLIESGPSPGLPFIPPGAPDAGPRTGSGAPDTEPADREPGTAAGRGPGSVANVGGAVGDRESGIPPGVHSSDDIGGSVQAERA; translated from the coding sequence GTGGCGGTGAGCGGCGGGCTGCTGGTCGCCGGCACCACCTCGGACGCCGGCAAGAGCGTGCTCACCGCCGGGATCTGTCGGTGGCTGCACCGGCGGGGCGTGCGGGTGGCGCCGTTCAAGGCGCAGAACATGTCCAACAACTCGGCGGTGGTGGTCGGCCCGGACGGACGCGGCGGAGAGATCGGACGGGCCCAGGCGATGCAGGCGGCGGCCTGTGGGCTGGCACCGGATCTGCGGTTCAATCCCGTGCTGCTCAAGCCCGGCAGCGACCGGACCAGCCAGGTGGTGCTGCTCGGTGAGGCGGTCGACACACTCACCGCCGGTACGTTCCGTCAGCTTCGACCCCGTCTCGCCGATACCGCGTACGCGGCGCTGGCTGACCTGCGGGCGACCCACGACGTGGTGATCTGCGAGGGGGCAGGCAGCCCAGCGGAGATCAACTTACGGGCCGGGGACTACGTCAACATGGGGCTGGCCCGGCACGCAGGCCTGCCCGCGATCGTGGTCGGCGACATCGACCGCGGGGGTGTCTTCGCCTCGATGTTTGGCACCGTAGCCCTGCTGGAGCCGGCCGACCAGGCGCTGGTCGCCGGATTCGTCATCAACAAGTTCCGCGGTGACCCGAGCCTGTTGGCCCCGGGCCTGGACATGCTGCGTCAGGTCACTGGGCGGCCCACGTACGGCGTGCTGCCCTGGGCGCTCGACCTCTGGCTGGACGCGGAGGACTCGCTTGCGTACGGGCGGGTACTCGGCCGCCCGGCCGCCCCCCGTGGCAGTGACTGGCTGGATGTGGCCGTGGTACGGCTGCCTCGGATCAGTAACGCCACCGATGTCGAGGCACTCGCCACCGAGCCGGGCGTGCGGGTGCGCCTCACCGTCGAGCCAGCCGAGCTCGCCGCCGCCGACCTGGTCGTGCTGCCCGGGTCCAAGTCGACCGTGGCGGACCTGGACTGGCTTCGGCAGTCCGGCCTCGCCGATGCCGTGCTCGCCCACGCCGCCGCCGGGCGGCCTCTGCTCGGTGTCTGCGGCGGGTTCCAGATGCTCGGGCGTCTCATCCACGATCCGGTGGAGAGCCGGCGGGGCAGCGTACCCGGCCTGGGGCTGCTACCGGTCGAGGTCACCTTCGACCCGTGCAAGACGGTTCGCCGATCCGCCGGCATCGGCTGGGATGCCGAGCCGGTCGGCGGCTACGAGATCCACCATGGGTACGTCTCGGCCGCCGCCCCCGACCTCGCGCCGCTGTTCGTCTACCACGACGGCACCGGTGAGGGTGCGGTCGCCGGATCGGTGTACGGCACCCACTGGCACGGGGCGTTCGAGTCCGACGGGTTCCGCCGCCGGTTCCTGGCCCGGGTGGCACGTCAAGCCGGACGGCACGGTTTCCAGGTCGCCCCGGACACCTCCTTCGCCGGTGCTCGCGAACGCTCCCTGGACCTGCTCGGCGATCTGGTCGAGGAGCACCTGGACACGGCCGGGCTGTGGCGGCTGATCGAGTCCGGCCCGTCACCGGGCCTGCCGTTCATCCCGCCGGGCGCGCCAGACGCGGGGCCCCGGACCGGGAGCGGCGCGCCAGACACGGAGCCCGCGGACCGGGAGCCGGGGACAGCCGCGGGCAGGGGCCCGGGTTCAGTGGCGAACGTCGGCGGGGCGGTCGGTGACCGGGAGTCCGGCATCCCGCCAGGCGTCCACTCCTCCGATGACATCGGTGGCTCGGTGCAGGCCGAGCGCGCGTAG